A stretch of DNA from Paenibacillus sp. FSL W8-0186:
CTGATGGAACGCTGGCAGCTATGGGAACAGCGGCATGCCGCGCTTGGGGAGGAAATCGCCCTGCTTCGCCAGCGGGCAGCCGCCGCGCTGGAGCGCTGCGAGCATGCAGAGCGGGAGCTGGCCAAGCGGGAAGCCGAATTCGGGGAGCTGTCCCGGGAATGGGAGCTGTGGCTGCGCGAGCGCAAGCTTTCAGCCGAGCTGTCCCCTGAGGCTGCGCTTGACGTGTTCCGCCTTGCTCAGCAAGGCAAGGAGTGGCAGAACCGGCTTGAGCAACTGGCGGTAAGATCAGCCATGTTATCGGCAGCCAATGAGGCCTATGAACATGAAGTGAAGGTGATCGGCAGCGATTTGGACGGCGAGCCGGCGGCGCAGGCAGGACTAAGTGTTGCCGACCATGGTTCAGGCGCTTTCCTTAACAGTTACGCGTCTGAACCCGAAGCGGGAGCCCGGGCGGAACTCGCGGATTTGCCTAAGGCTTCGTTAGGGCGAGTCGTGATCGAAGCGATGTCTCAGCTCTCTGCTGCGGAGAAAATTTACGCCCAGCGCGAGCTGCTTGCCTCCAAGCTCGAGACGTTCAGCGAAGAGCTGGAGCGGCTGAATGACCGCCTGGGCCGGATCGGAATTCGAGAGCAGGCGCTGCTGAAGGAAGGAAACGCCGCGAACGGGGAGGACTTTCTGCGCCGTAGCGCGGAGGCTAGCCGCCGCGCCGAGCTGGAGAGGGAAATCCGGCAGCTGGAAACGGTCATGTTCTCCGGGTTTGCCGCTGATCAGCAGAGCCGGCTTGAAGCGCTGCTTGGCAGCTGTTCCAAGGAAGAACTGCAGGAACGGCTGCTGGCAGCGGAAAAGGCCGCTGCAGCGAAGGAGAAAACCTGGAGGGAGCTGCAGGAGCGCAGGGGACGGCTCCTGCAGGAGCAGGAAGCGTTAGAGCGGAGAGGCAGGCAGGAGGAGGTCAGCCAGAAGCTTGCGGATCAGCAAGCGGCGCTTCGCGATGCGCTGGATCAGTATGCGGTGAGGGCTGTATGCCAGGAGCTGATTTCCAGGGCCCGGCGCGTATATGAAGAGGAGCGTCAGCCTGAGGTGCTGCGGCTGGCTTCGGCTTACTTGCGGAAGATGACGAACGGGCGGTATGAGCGAATCGTTCTCAAGATGGGCAGTCAGGAGCTGCAGGCGGAGCATCGCGATCATGGAGCGATTGGCAGCGCAGCGCTAAGCCGGGGGACGGCGGAGCAGCTGTATTTGTCCATGCGTCTGGCGCTTGCCGAAGCGGTCTCTCATCAGCGCAGCATTCCGATTCTGCTGGATGATCTCTTCGTTAATTTCGATGCGGAGCGCCTGCAAGGAGTCATTGCGGTACTTAAGGAGATTGCTCCCAAACGCCAGATGATTATGATGACCTGCCACGCTCACGTCGTTCAAGGCATTCAGGCGCAAATCCCAGAAGCGCAAATTGTGAATTTGGGTTAATTCGGCTTTCGTTTGTAGACGGCAAGCGCGTAGATCCAGAGCAGGGAGAAGAAGCCGAAGGCCGGGTAAAGAACCGATACAAGCGAGCTGAATCCGAATTGGCTCGTTACATAGCAAATCATAAGCACGGCGATGAAAATGAGGTAGGGGCGAACTTGAAAATGCTGCCTGAGCTGAAGGGTTACGCCGTAAACGTCGGCCACGAAGGTGCTGAATATTTCCATGAAAATCAACAGGATGTAGATGAGCTGGACGGCGCTGCCCAATTGCGCGGCAATGCTGCCCATCGGGACCTCGTACTGGTTGATTCCCGGCATGTGGGCCGATAACGCAAAATGGGCCGCCATCAGCATGAAGCCGATACCCACGCCGCCTAGGATTCCGCCCCATATAATCGTGCGGCGGTCCGAGGTGTGTCCTCCGATAGGAACGAGCACGGCTTGAGCCATAGAGAGGTTGAAGGCGGTATATAACAAGGGAGAGGCCCAGGCCATGAACCAGCCTTTATCGGTTGTCAAGGTGACGAAGCGCATGGCGGCTGGCGAGCTTGCCGTTGAGGCGATAATGGCCATGGAGAGGATCAGCATCATGGGTACGACGATCGTGTTGAGCTGCATGACGCCTTCAATCCCTTTTCTGAGCAGGATAAAGGTTCCAATCAGGGTAAACCAGAGGCCGATTTGGTAGTTCAGTCCAAGGTACTCCACGAACACGGATCCCGCACCGGCCAGCATAACGCTGTTGACACCGATCAGAACGATCATGGTAAAAAAACTAAGCCACCGGCCGAAGCCGTCCCCGAACAGGTGGCGGTTTAAATCTTCATAGGAAGCGGCTTTGATGGATTGGGCCAGCAGCATCATCTTCGCGCCTAGCCATATGAATAATGATGTCGCCAGCAGGATCGTCAGCACTCCCCATTTGCCATATTGGGTGAAGAACTGCAATATTTCACGGCCGGTGGCGAAACCGGCGCCCACGACGGTACCGACATAAGTGAAGGCGATTTTAAGTGCATTTAAGGCATTTTTCATAGTTTTCCCCCTGGGTGATGTGCTATATATAGTACAAGGTATGTTGCAGGGGAATGGGACATGACTATTCTTGTCCGGCCGCTCCAGCAAATCCGTGCTTGAAGCGAAGAATTGAATGTGTTAATTTGTTACAAACGAGATGACCCGGGAGGAAATAGTATGGAGAAATTAAAACAACGGATTGCCGAGGAAGGCGTTATTGTCTCGGAGCAGGTACTCAAGCTGGACGCTCTGCTCAATCACCAGGTCGATCCCGAGCTGACGATGGAAATGGGCAAGGAATTCGCCAGACGTTTCAAAGAGGATAACGTCACCCGTGTGGTCACGGTGGAATCCTCCGGGATCGCCGTGGCGTTCGCTACCGCCTATGAGCTTGGGGTTCCTCTGGTGTTCGCGCGGCGGAAGAAGACGCTGCTCGCCGAGAACAATATGCTCTGTGAACGGGTTCCTTCGTTTACGAAAGGAATTGTGACGGACATTCTGATCTCTCGAGATTTCATTTCGGAAAATGATCGAATTTTGTTCATTGATGACATCATTGCAAACGGCGATGCTGCACGGGGGCTGATCAAAATTGTTCAGCGAGCCGGCGCCGAGCTGGTTGGGGCGGGTATTGTTGTCGAGAAGACGTTCCAGGCCGGCGGCAAAGCGATTCGCGAGCAGGGAATCCGGCTGGAATCGCTCGTGCAAATCGGCTCGCTTGCGGGCGGCAAGATCACTTTTGCCGAATAAAAATTGTACCAA
This window harbors:
- a CDS encoding xanthine phosphoribosyltransferase, coding for MEKLKQRIAEEGVIVSEQVLKLDALLNHQVDPELTMEMGKEFARRFKEDNVTRVVTVESSGIAVAFATAYELGVPLVFARRKKTLLAENNMLCERVPSFTKGIVTDILISRDFISENDRILFIDDIIANGDAARGLIKIVQRAGAELVGAGIVVEKTFQAGGKAIREQGIRLESLVQIGSLAGGKITFAE